One stretch of Priestia megaterium DNA includes these proteins:
- a CDS encoding TIGR04104 family putative zinc finger protein encodes MATCQNCNHKWNWRTTFKQLLTFRNVLECPHCDKQQYISAKSQKRLSIYSFAPLIIWLILSLFDFSFPSIVVAELIFFIAAVIMMPLSYEVSSEEEPLW; translated from the coding sequence ATGGCCACCTGTCAAAATTGTAATCATAAATGGAACTGGAGGACAACCTTTAAACAACTGTTAACATTTAGAAACGTTTTAGAATGCCCACACTGTGACAAACAACAGTATATCTCTGCAAAATCCCAAAAGCGATTATCAATCTACTCATTTGCACCCCTTATTATTTGGCTTATTCTCTCACTATTTGACTTTTCCTTTCCGTCCATTGTTGTCGCGGAGCTTATTTTCTTCATAGCAGCGGTTATTATGATGCCACTTTCTTATGAAGTAAGCAGCGAAGAAGAACCCTTGTGGTAA